A stretch of the Gavia stellata isolate bGavSte3 chromosome 11, bGavSte3.hap2, whole genome shotgun sequence genome encodes the following:
- the TTC14 gene encoding tetratricopeptide repeat protein 14 — MDRELLRQALSYHGPALLSLLRAEQHDNPDFRGLLPPPGATLEPPRGAPPSPAAWKERASIDTEIKRFIAKKADLLFAHSWKPNGPLSDTIDENEECYAVMPPLERFMEVPREERRELFFRDIERGDIVIGRITSIREFGFFMVLICLGSGVIREISDLEITALCPLRDVPSQSNHGDPLSYYQTGDLIRAAVKDVDRYHEKLTVSLYSSALPPNLSSTKLGVITSDDFPLHYRRSMEVANTAETFEEVLHRSPGFANPSLVEYLAEKLGLSESNPPSLMRSLQIKNFNEEDFAPALRKKQSASWALKCVKAGVDYFKVGRHVEAMNEYNKALEIDPQNVEALVARGALYATKGSLNKAIGDFEIALENCPTHRNARKYLCQTLVERGGQLEEEDKLLNAESYYKKALSLDETFQEAEEALTKLRKHMQKSLEMREKQAAKEERQKEKKVETSAEKLRKLLKEEKRLKKKRKVSTSSSSSSSSSSSSDSSSDVSISSSSSSDHKKCRKKRRNRSESARSSKKCSSRASSHYKDQIRKEEWYSPPADTSASFLNQTFEVEKLLERQDSLVCPKAEVREKDRHCSFSRTSGDDEDTFGGRSEDSRDSYSSSRTLPTSSKTEKYGKTDRFFSSRRGSSGSYHKSDDKPRMHYFRKLERDIEGRKEQFKKHGSGQDRYYMSPAGSDHSGKSVGKYRSYSSTCLREGDKSYDSDRHVLSQHKNESQYKNRKRSYEETNKTKEPDKEMSLNGTTQTESGIKRNLPQNLVNIFNQIAEFEREKGSKQKKQ; from the exons atGGACCGGGAGCTGCTGCGTCAGGCGCTGAGCTACCACGGCCCCGCGCTGCTCTCGCTGCTCCGCGCCGAGCAGCACGACAACCCCGACTTCCGcgggctgctgccgccgccgggggccACCCTCGagccgccccgcggggccccgccctcGCCGGCCGCCTG GAAAGAGAGGGCGAGCATTGACACCGAGATAAAGCGCTTCATTGCCAAAAAAGCTGATCTCCTTTTTGCCCACTCGTGGAAACCCAATGGACCGCTCTCCGACACGATTGACGAAAACGAAG AGTGTTATGCCGTTATGCCCCCCCTGGAACGGTTCATGGAGGTTcccagggaagagaggagagaattattttttcgAGACATTGAACGTGGTGATATTGTGATTGGGAGGATTACTTCTATTCGTGAATTTGGCTTTTTCATGGTGTTGATTTGTCTGGGAAGTGGTGTCATACGGGAGATTTCAGATTTAGAAATCACT GCTCTTTGTCCTTTGAGAGATGTGCCTTCTCAAAGCAACCATGGAGATCCTTTATCTTATTATCAAACTGGAGACCTTATTCGAG CTGCAGTCAAGGATGTTGATCGTTACCATGAGAAGCTCACTGTGTCGCTTTACAGCTCAGCGCTTCCACCCAATCTTTCCAGTACAAAACTAGGCGTAATTACTTCTGATGATTTCCCACTACATTATAG GCGAAGCATGGAAGTTGCTAATACAGCAGAGACATTCGAAGAGGTTTTGCATCGTTCCCCAGGATTCGCTAATCCATCGTTAGTTGAATATTTAGCAGAAAAACTAGGACTGAGTGAATCAAATCCACCGTCTTTGATGAGAAGTCTTCAAAT TAAAAATTTCAACGAAGAAGATTTTGCCCCTGCGTTGAGGAAAAAGCAATCTGCATCTTGGGCCTTGAAATG tgTGAAGGCTGGGGTTGATTATTTTAAGGTTGGGCGCCATGTGGAAGCCATGAATGAGTACAACAAGGCTCTGGAAATTGATCCACAAAATGTTGAAGCTTTGGTAGCACGTGGAGCTCT GTATGCAACAAAAGGAAGTCTGAACAAAGCCATAGGTGATTTTGAAATTGCTTTAGAAAACTGTCCTACCCATAGAAATGCGAGAAAATACCTCTGTCAGACACTTGTGGAAAGAGGCGGGCA GTTGGAAGAGGAAGACAAACTACTAAATGCGGAGAGTTACTataaaaaagctttaagttTGGATgagacttttcaggaagcagaagaggccttaACGAAACTCCGTAAGCATATGCAG aaatctttggaAATGAGGGAGAAACAAGCTgccaaagaagagagacagaaagaaaagaaagtagaaaCAAGTGCAGAAAAATTGCGTAAGctcttaaaagaagaaaaaag gttgaagaagaaaaggaaagtatcaacttcctcctcttcctcctcctcctcctcatcatcAAGTGATTCTTCATCAGATGTAtcaatttcttcctcctcttcctctgatCACAAGAAATGTAGGAAAAAGCGTCGGAATAGATCAGAGTCTGCCCGCAGCTCCAAAAAATGCTCATCTAGAGCTTCTTCCCATTATAAAGATCAGATTAGGAAAGAGGAGTGGTATTCACCTCCGGCTGATACCTCTGCTTCCTTTCTTAACCAAACTTTTGAGGTGGAGAAACTGCTGGAAAGGCAGGATAGCTTAGTGTGTCCAAAAGCGGAAgtaagagagaaagacagacactGTTCTTTTTCGAGGACTTCAGGTGATGATGAAGACACTTTTGGAGGTAGGTCTGAAGATTCAAGAGATTCTTACAGTAGCTCCAGAACTCTGCCAACTAgtagcaaaactgaaaaatatggtAAAACTGATAGGTTTTTCTCTAGTCGGAGGGGTTCTTCAGGCTCATATCATAAGTCAGATGATAAACCCAGGATGCATTATTTTAGGAAATTAGAAAGGGACatagaggggagaaaagagcagTTTAAAAAACATGGCTCAGGTCAAGACAGGTATTATATGTCTCCAGCAGGGTCTGACCATTCTGGCAAGTCAGTGGGAAAGTACAGATCGTATTCTAGCACCTGCTTACGTGAGGGTGATAAAAGTTACGATAGTGATAGGCATGTGTTAAGTcagcataaaaatgaaagccagTATAAGAATAGGAAAAGAAGTTACGAGGAGACTAATAAAACAAAGGAACCAGATAAGGAAATGTCTTTGAATGGTACCACACAAACAGAAAGTGGCATTAAAAGAAACCTGCCCCAGAATTTAGTTAACATATTCAATCAAATAGCTGAGTttgagagggaaaaaggaagtaagcagaagaaacagtga